In a single window of the Xylanimonas protaetiae genome:
- a CDS encoding ABC transporter ATP-binding protein has product MEPMLDVREVTFRFGERTILDQVSLSVEAGEAVAIMGPSGAGKSTFLNVLLGLMAPASGTINIAGQPMDGGRRRAAARMRQKHVGSVFQHGELLPALTPLENVIVPALLAGVPTAEASARGRELLEAVGVGDVDLSSDRLSGGERQRTALARALINRPSLIVADEPTGSLDVDSRDEIADVVFSAPKQWACALVVVTHEPLVAARAQRTGVLRAGGLEWQ; this is encoded by the coding sequence ATGGAACCCATGCTCGATGTCCGGGAGGTCACCTTCCGGTTTGGTGAGCGAACGATTCTTGACCAGGTCTCCCTGAGCGTGGAGGCCGGTGAGGCAGTCGCGATCATGGGTCCGTCGGGGGCAGGGAAGTCGACGTTTCTCAACGTTCTGCTGGGCCTGATGGCCCCGGCGAGCGGGACGATCAACATCGCCGGCCAACCGATGGACGGCGGGCGGCGGCGTGCTGCCGCGAGAATGCGGCAGAAGCACGTCGGATCGGTCTTTCAGCACGGCGAGCTGCTGCCCGCGTTGACGCCGCTGGAGAACGTCATCGTGCCCGCGCTTCTGGCCGGGGTGCCGACCGCCGAGGCGAGCGCACGTGGCCGCGAACTCCTGGAAGCGGTGGGGGTAGGCGACGTCGATCTGTCGTCGGACCGGCTCTCTGGTGGTGAGCGACAGCGCACCGCGCTGGCGCGGGCGTTGATCAACCGTCCGTCGCTGATCGTGGCTGACGAGCCGACCGGCTCTCTCGATGTCGACTCGCGTGACGAGATCGCCGATGTCGTGTTTTCGGCGCCGAAGCAGTGGGCGTGCGCGCTGGTAGTGGTGACCCACGAACCTCTTGTCGCCGCCAGGGCGCAGCGCACCGGGGTTCTTCGTGCGGGAGGGCTGGAATGGCAGTGA